The Leucobacter viscericola genome includes a window with the following:
- a CDS encoding GntR family transcriptional regulator, whose protein sequence is MVSGVSVGAEAGGEPGSHSRALDAAAEIRARISRGELAPGERVPEAKLAESLGVSRNTLREAFRALSEEGLITQIPNRGACVAIPNINTIIDIYRVRRLIECQAVAEAMPRHPAIARMRRAVEAALEARDHDDWPSIATSNIEFHRAIFELADSARLNRMYTQLTSELRLAFGLIDDPAYLHAPFLERNERILELLESGATDKASAALRDYLLLAERILLAGYERATAGV, encoded by the coding sequence ATGGTGAGTGGTGTGAGTGTAGGGGCCGAGGCCGGTGGCGAGCCTGGCTCTCACTCGCGCGCTCTAGATGCCGCTGCCGAGATCCGCGCCCGCATTTCTCGAGGGGAGCTCGCACCCGGTGAGCGCGTACCCGAGGCCAAACTGGCCGAGTCGCTTGGCGTTTCACGCAACACGCTGCGCGAGGCGTTTCGTGCGTTGAGCGAGGAGGGGCTCATCACGCAGATTCCGAACCGTGGAGCTTGCGTGGCGATCCCGAACATCAACACGATCATCGACATCTACCGCGTGCGTCGCCTCATCGAGTGCCAAGCGGTTGCCGAGGCGATGCCGCGGCACCCGGCCATTGCTCGCATGCGGCGCGCGGTTGAGGCGGCTTTAGAAGCGCGGGATCACGACGACTGGCCCAGCATTGCGACCTCGAACATCGAGTTTCACCGTGCCATCTTCGAACTCGCGGACAGCGCCCGACTCAATCGCATGTACACCCAGCTGACCTCGGAGCTGCGCCTCGCCTTCGGCCTGATCGACGATCCCGCGTATCTTCACGCGCCGTTCCTTGAGCGCAACGAGAGGATCCTTGAGCTGCTTGAATCGGGCGCGACCGACAAGGCGTCGGCCGCCCTGCGCGACTACCTGCTGCTTGCGGAGCGGATCCTGCTCGCCGGATATGAGCGGGCGACTGCCGGGGTCTGA
- a CDS encoding NRAMP family divalent metal transporter, whose protein sequence is MNEQVSPEKEREGEVSVPGPATVASGTVGFVKSRRASLIGAIFMMATSAIGPGFITQTATFTATLGAAFAFGILVSIVIDFIVQANIWQIITLSGKRAAELANAAIPFSGFILSVLVIVGGLVFNIGNIAGAGLGLNAMLGLDPKIGGAISALLAIAIFLSRRAGLLMDRAMIVFGLLMITLTVVVAIIASPPVGEALRQTVMPDTIDFAAITTIVGGTIGGYITYAGAHKLLDSGAAGPEHIKQVTNSAFMGIAVTGIMRYVLFLAFLGVTASGVMLDIAANPAAQAFESAAGEWGMRAFGLVLWAAGISSVIGAAFTSVSFMTVFSKKLDQRRRGWVTVVFILIGLAAYLTMGTTPVALLVFAGGFNGLILPIGFTVFMYIAWFRRDLLGGHRIQMWLLCLGSLATVLTWYMGVVSFSKIFEFLAA, encoded by the coding sequence ATGAACGAGCAAGTCTCACCCGAAAAGGAACGCGAGGGCGAAGTTTCCGTCCCCGGACCCGCAACCGTAGCCAGCGGCACGGTCGGATTCGTGAAATCGCGTCGGGCCTCCCTCATCGGGGCAATCTTTATGATGGCAACCTCGGCCATCGGCCCCGGCTTCATCACGCAGACGGCCACGTTCACCGCAACGCTGGGGGCAGCCTTCGCGTTCGGCATCCTCGTTTCGATCGTCATTGACTTCATCGTGCAGGCGAACATCTGGCAGATCATCACGCTCTCGGGCAAACGCGCGGCCGAGCTCGCCAACGCCGCGATCCCGTTCAGCGGGTTCATTCTCTCGGTGCTCGTGATCGTGGGCGGGCTCGTGTTCAACATCGGCAACATCGCGGGCGCCGGCCTCGGGCTCAACGCCATGCTCGGGCTCGACCCGAAGATCGGTGGTGCCATCAGTGCACTGCTCGCGATCGCCATTTTCCTTTCGCGTCGCGCGGGTCTGCTCATGGACCGCGCAATGATCGTGTTCGGCCTGCTGATGATCACCCTGACCGTTGTCGTTGCGATCATCGCAAGCCCACCCGTCGGTGAGGCCCTGCGTCAGACCGTCATGCCCGACACCATCGACTTTGCCGCAATCACCACGATCGTCGGCGGCACGATCGGCGGCTACATCACTTACGCTGGCGCTCACAAGCTGCTCGATTCGGGCGCCGCGGGCCCCGAACACATCAAGCAGGTCACCAACTCCGCGTTTATGGGCATCGCGGTGACCGGAATCATGCGCTACGTGCTCTTCCTGGCATTCCTCGGTGTCACTGCAAGCGGTGTGATGCTCGACATCGCCGCAAATCCCGCCGCGCAGGCCTTTGAGTCGGCCGCGGGCGAGTGGGGCATGCGGGCGTTCGGGCTCGTTCTGTGGGCCGCGGGCATCTCAAGTGTGATCGGCGCGGCGTTCACTTCGGTGTCGTTCATGACGGTATTCAGCAAGAAGCTCGATCAGCGCCGCCGCGGCTGGGTCACGGTTGTGTTCATCTTGATCGGCCTCGCCGCATACCTGACCATGGGCACTACACCGGTTGCACTGCTGGTGTTTGCGGGTGGATTCAACGGCCTGATCCTTCCCATCGGGTTCACCGTCTTTATGTACATTGCTTGGTTCCGCAGGGATCTGCTCGGTGGTCATCGCATTCAGATGTGGTTGCTGTGCCTCGGTTCCCTCGCGACGGTTCTCACCTGGTACATGGGTGTGGTGTCGTTCAGCAAGATCTTTGAGTTCCTCGCCGCGTGA
- the dcd gene encoding dCTP deaminase: MLLSDRDINAELESGRIGLSPSEASMVQPSSVDVRLDRYFRLFDNHKYAVIDPAEDQPELTRLIEVDPAEGFILHPGEFVLGSTFEQVSLPDDVAARLEGKSSLGRLGLLTHSTAGFIDPGFEGHVTLELSNVATLPIRLWPGMKIGQLCFFRLTSPAERPYGSGATFSRYKGQRGPTASRSHLNFHRADVTATDAGHTGG; the protein is encoded by the coding sequence GTGCTGCTATCTGATCGTGACATCAATGCCGAACTCGAATCTGGCCGCATCGGGCTCTCGCCCAGCGAAGCCTCGATGGTGCAACCGTCAAGCGTCGACGTGCGGCTCGACCGCTACTTCCGGCTCTTCGACAACCACAAATACGCCGTCATCGACCCCGCAGAGGATCAGCCCGAGCTGACTCGCCTCATCGAGGTCGACCCCGCCGAGGGTTTCATCTTGCACCCCGGCGAGTTTGTACTTGGATCCACCTTCGAGCAGGTCAGCCTGCCCGACGACGTTGCCGCGCGCCTCGAGGGCAAGAGTTCGCTCGGTCGCCTCGGCCTACTTACGCACTCAACCGCCGGATTCATTGATCCCGGCTTTGAAGGCCACGTCACGCTCGAACTCTCGAACGTCGCAACCCTGCCGATTCGCCTGTGGCCGGGCATGAAGATCGGTCAGCTGTGCTTCTTCCGACTTACCTCTCCCGCGGAGCGCCCGTATGGATCCGGCGCAACGTTCTCACGCTACAAGGGACAGCGCGGCCCGACAGCCTCGCGCTCGCACCTCAACTTTCACCGCGCAGACGTGACGGCGACAGACGCGGGGCACACCGGGGGCTAG